Proteins encoded within one genomic window of Sphingomonas sp. KRR8:
- a CDS encoding acyl-CoA carboxylase subunit beta: MTTTTVELERRREAARLGGGLKRIEAQHSKGRLTARERLAVLLDEGSFEEMDSFVEHNATEFGMAEQKIPGDGVVTGSGTINGRLVYVFAQDFTVFGGSLSERHAQKICKVMDAAMKVGAPVLGLNDSGGARIQEGVASLAGYAEVFQRNVLASGVVPQLSLIMGPCAGGAVYSPAMTDFIFMVKDSSYMFVTGPDVVKTVTNEVVTQEELGGAITHTTKSSVADLAFENDIDALLGAREFFDFLPLSNRVAVPERPTEDPWDRAEDSLDTLIPPSANQPYDMHELIRKVADEGDFFELQPAHAGNIIIGFCRIEGRTVGVVANQPMVLAGVLDINSSKKAARFVRFCDAFDIPILTFVDVPGFLPGVGQEHNGIIKHGAKLLFAYAEATVPKITVITRKAYGGAYDVMASKHLRGDLNYAWPTAEIAVMGAKGAVEIIFRKDIGDADAIAERTREYEERFANPFVAASMGFIDDVIEPRETRRKVALGLRKLRDKQLENPWKKHDNIPL; this comes from the coding sequence ATGACAACGACGACCGTGGAACTGGAGCGCCGGCGCGAAGCCGCCCGGCTTGGCGGCGGCCTCAAGCGCATCGAGGCGCAGCATTCCAAAGGCCGGCTGACCGCCCGGGAGCGCCTTGCTGTCCTCCTCGACGAAGGAAGCTTCGAGGAGATGGATAGCTTCGTCGAACATAATGCCACCGAGTTCGGCATGGCCGAGCAGAAGATCCCCGGCGATGGCGTGGTGACCGGCTCGGGCACGATCAACGGCCGGTTGGTCTATGTCTTCGCGCAGGACTTCACGGTGTTCGGCGGCTCCCTGTCCGAACGCCACGCGCAGAAGATCTGCAAGGTGATGGACGCCGCAATGAAGGTCGGGGCCCCGGTGCTCGGCCTCAACGATTCGGGCGGTGCACGCATCCAGGAGGGTGTCGCCAGCCTCGCGGGCTATGCCGAAGTATTCCAGCGCAACGTGCTGGCCAGCGGCGTGGTCCCGCAGCTCAGCCTGATCATGGGCCCGTGCGCTGGTGGCGCGGTCTATTCGCCGGCGATGACCGACTTCATCTTCATGGTGAAGGATTCGTCCTACATGTTCGTCACGGGTCCCGACGTGGTGAAGACGGTGACCAACGAAGTCGTGACCCAGGAGGAACTGGGCGGGGCCATCACCCACACCACCAAGTCGTCAGTCGCCGACCTCGCCTTCGAGAATGACATCGACGCGCTGCTCGGCGCGCGCGAGTTCTTCGACTTCCTCCCGCTGTCCAACCGCGTCGCCGTGCCGGAGCGCCCGACCGAGGACCCGTGGGACCGTGCCGAGGACAGCCTCGACACGCTGATCCCGCCGTCCGCCAACCAGCCTTACGACATGCACGAGCTCATCCGAAAGGTCGCCGACGAGGGCGACTTCTTCGAGCTCCAGCCCGCCCACGCCGGCAACATCATCATCGGCTTCTGCCGGATCGAGGGCCGCACGGTCGGCGTGGTCGCGAACCAACCGATGGTGCTGGCCGGCGTGCTCGATATCAACTCGTCGAAGAAGGCGGCGCGGTTCGTCCGCTTCTGCGACGCCTTCGATATCCCGATCCTGACCTTCGTCGACGTTCCCGGCTTCCTCCCAGGCGTGGGCCAGGAGCATAACGGCATCATCAAGCACGGCGCCAAGCTGCTGTTCGCTTATGCCGAGGCGACAGTCCCCAAGATCACCGTGATCACCCGCAAGGCCTATGGCGGCGCCTACGACGTCATGGCGTCGAAGCACCTGCGCGGCGACTTGAACTACGCCTGGCCGACGGCCGAGATCGCCGTGATGGGCGCCAAGGGCGCAGTCGAGATCATCTTCCGCAAGGACATCGGCGATGCAGACGCCATCGCGGAACGCACCCGAGAATATGAAGAGCGCTTCGCCAACCCGTTTGTGGCGGCAAGCATGGGCTTCATCGACGACGTGATCGAACCGAGGGAGACGCGGCGGAAGGTGGCGCTTGGCCTAAGGAAACTGCGCGACAAGCAGCTGGAAAACCCGTGGAAGAAGCATGACAACATTCCGTTGTAG
- a CDS encoding general stress protein, with the protein MTQNGKAKRGFAAMDPNRQREIASKGGKASGGNFANDRSRAAEAGRVGGKVSRSRASEMA; encoded by the coding sequence ATGACCCAGAACGGAAAGGCCAAGCGTGGCTTCGCCGCCATGGACCCCAACCGGCAGCGCGAGATTGCCAGCAAGGGCGGCAAAGCGTCGGGAGGGAATTTTGCGAATGATCGCAGCCGCGCCGCGGAAGCCGGGCGGGTCGGCGGCAAGGTCAGCCGGAGCCGCGCGAGCGAGATGGCCTGA